One genomic segment of Gorilla gorilla gorilla isolate KB3781 chromosome 23, NHGRI_mGorGor1-v2.1_pri, whole genome shotgun sequence includes these proteins:
- the ACO2 gene encoding aconitate hydratase, mitochondrial isoform X1, translating to MAPYSLLVTRLQKALGVRQYHVASVLCQRAKVAMSHFEPNEYIHYDLLEKNINIVRKRLNRPLTLSEKIVYGHLDDPASQEIERGKSYLRLRPDRVAMQDATAQMAMLQFISSGLSKVAVPSTIHCDHLIEAQVGGEKDLRRAKDINQEVYNFLATAGAKYGVGFWKPGSGIIHQIILENYAYPGVLLIGTDSHTPNGGGLGGICIGVGGADAVDVMAGIPWELKCPKVIGVKLTGSLSGWSSPKDVILKVAGILTVKGGTGAIVEYHGPGVDSISCTGMATICNMGAEIGATTSVFPYNHRMKKYLSKTGREDIANLADEFKDHLVPDPGCHYDQLIEINLSELKPHINGPFTPDLAHPVAEVGKVAEKEGWPLDIRVGLIGSCTNSSYEDMGRSAAVAKQALAHGLKCKSQFTITPGSEQIRATIERDGYAQILRDLGGIVLANACGPCIGQWDRKDIKKGEKNTIVTSYNRNFTGRNDANPETHAFVTSPEIVTALAIAGTLKFNPETDYLMGTDGKKFRLEAPDADELPKAEFDPGQDTYQHPPKDSSGQHVDVSPTSQRLQLLEPFDKWDGKDLEDLQILIKVKGKCTTDHISAAGPWLKFRGHLDNISNNLLIGAINIENGKANSVRNAVTQEFGPVPDTARYYKKHGIRWVVIGDENYGEGSSREHAALEPRHLGGRAIITKSFARIHETNLKKQGLLPLTFADPADYNKIHPVDKLTIQGLKDFTPGKPLKCIIKHPNGTQETILLNHTFNETQIEWFRAGSALNRMKELQQ from the exons ATTGAACCGGCCGCTGACCCTCTCGGAGAAGATTGTGTATGGACACCTGGATGACCCCGCCAGCCAGGAAATTGAGCGGGGCAAGTCGTACCTGCGGCTGCGGCCGGACCGTGTGGCCATGCAGGATGCGACGGCCCAGATGGCCATGCTGCAGTTCATCAGCAGTGGGCTGTCCAAGGTGGCTGTGCCATCCACCATCCACTGTGACCATCTGATTGAAGCCCAGGTTGGGGGTGAGAAAGACCTGCGCCGGGCCAAG GACATCAACCAGGAAGTTTATAATTTCCTGGCAACTGCAGGTGCCAAATATGGCGTGGGCTTCTGGAAGCCTGGATCTGGAATCATTCACCAG ATTATTCTGGAAAACTATGCGTACCCTGGTGTTCTTCTGATTGGCACTGACTCCCACACCCCCAATGGTGGCGGCCTTGGGGGCATCTGCATTGGAGTTGGGGGTGCCGATGCTGTGGATGTCATGGCTGGGATCCCCTGGGAGCTGAAGTGCCCCAag GTGATTGGCGTGAAGCTGACGGGCTCTCTCTCCGGTTGGTCCTCACCCAAAGATGTGATCCTGAAGGTGGCAGGCATCCTCACGGTGAAAGGTGGCACAGGTGCAATCGTGGAATACCACGGGCCTGGTGTAGACTCCATCTCCTGCACTG GCATGGCGACAATCTGCAACATGGGTGCAGAAATTGGGGCCACCACTTCCGTGTTCCCTTACAACCACAGGATGAAGAAGTACCTGAGCAAGACCGGCCGGGAAG ACATTGCCAATCTAGCTGATGAATTCAAGGATCACTTGGTGCCTGACCCTGGCTGCCATTATGACCAACTAATTGAAATTAACCTCAGTGAG CTGAAGCCACACATCAATGGGCCCTTCACCCCTGACCTGGCTCACCCTGTGGCAGAAGTGGGCAAGGTGGCAGAGAAGGAAGGATGGCCTCTGGACATCCGAGTGG GTCTAATTGGTAGCTGCACCAATTCAAGCTATGAAGATATGGGGCGCTCAGCAGCTGTGGCCAAGCAGGCACTGGCCCATGGCCTCAAGTGCAAGTCCCAGTTCACCATCACTCCAGGTTCCGAGCAGATCCGCGCCACCATTGAGCGGGACGGCTAT GCACAGATCTTGAGGGATCTGGGTGGCATCGTCCTGGCCAATGCTTGTGGCCCCTGCATTGGCCAGTGGGACAG GAAGGACATCAAGAAGGGGGAGAAGAACACAATCGTCACCTCCTACAACAGGAACTTCACAGGCCGCAACGACGCGAACCCCGAGACCCATGCCTTTGTCACGTCCCCAGAG ATTGTCACAGCCCTGGCCATTGCGGGAACCCTCAAGTTCAACCCAGAGACCGACTACCTGATGGGCACGGATGGCAAGAAGTTCAGGCTGGAGGCTCCGGATGCAGATGAGCTTCCCAAAGCG GAGTTTGACCCAGGGCAGGACACCTACCAGCACCCACCCAAGGACAGCAGTGGGCAGCACGTGGACGTGAGCCCCACCAGCCAGCGCCTGCAGCTCCTGGAGCCTTTTGACAAGTGGGATGGCAAGGACCTGGAGGACCTGCAGATCCTCATCAAG GTCAAAGGGAAGTGTACCACTGACCACATCTCGGCTGCTGGCCCCTGGCTCAAGTTCCGTGGGCACTTGGATAACATTTCCAACAACCTGCTCATTGGTGCCATCAACATTGAAAACGGCAAGGCCAACTCCGTGCGCAATGCCGTCACTCAGGAGTTTGGCCCCGTTCCTGACACTGCCCGCTACTACAAG AAACATGGCATCAGGTGGGTGGTGATCGGAGACGAGAACTACGGCGAGGGCTCGAGCCGGGAGCATGCAGCTCTGGAGCCTCGCCACCTTGGGGGCCGGGCCATCATCACCAAGAGCTTTGCCAGGATCCACG AGACCAACCTGAAGAAACAGGGCCTGCTGCCTCTGACCTTCGCTGACCCAGCTGACTACAACAAGATTCACCCTGTGGACAAGCTGACCATTCAGGGCCTGAAGGACTTCACCCCTGGCAAG CCCCTGAAGTGCATCATCAAGCACCCCAACGGGACCCAGGAGACCATCCTCCTGAACCACACCTTCAACGAGACGCAGATTGAGTGGTTCCGCGCTGGCAGTGCcctcaacagaatgaaggaactGCAACAGTGA
- the ACO2 gene encoding aconitate hydratase, mitochondrial isoform X2, producing MSHFEPNEYIHYDLLEKNINIVRKRLNRPLTLSEKIVYGHLDDPASQEIERGKSYLRLRPDRVAMQDATAQMAMLQFISSGLSKVAVPSTIHCDHLIEAQVGGEKDLRRAKDINQEVYNFLATAGAKYGVGFWKPGSGIIHQIILENYAYPGVLLIGTDSHTPNGGGLGGICIGVGGADAVDVMAGIPWELKCPKVIGVKLTGSLSGWSSPKDVILKVAGILTVKGGTGAIVEYHGPGVDSISCTGMATICNMGAEIGATTSVFPYNHRMKKYLSKTGREDIANLADEFKDHLVPDPGCHYDQLIEINLSELKPHINGPFTPDLAHPVAEVGKVAEKEGWPLDIRVGLIGSCTNSSYEDMGRSAAVAKQALAHGLKCKSQFTITPGSEQIRATIERDGYAQILRDLGGIVLANACGPCIGQWDRKDIKKGEKNTIVTSYNRNFTGRNDANPETHAFVTSPEIVTALAIAGTLKFNPETDYLMGTDGKKFRLEAPDADELPKAEFDPGQDTYQHPPKDSSGQHVDVSPTSQRLQLLEPFDKWDGKDLEDLQILIKVKGKCTTDHISAAGPWLKFRGHLDNISNNLLIGAINIENGKANSVRNAVTQEFGPVPDTARYYKKHGIRWVVIGDENYGEGSSREHAALEPRHLGGRAIITKSFARIHETNLKKQGLLPLTFADPADYNKIHPVDKLTIQGLKDFTPGKPLKCIIKHPNGTQETILLNHTFNETQIEWFRAGSALNRMKELQQ from the exons ATTGAACCGGCCGCTGACCCTCTCGGAGAAGATTGTGTATGGACACCTGGATGACCCCGCCAGCCAGGAAATTGAGCGGGGCAAGTCGTACCTGCGGCTGCGGCCGGACCGTGTGGCCATGCAGGATGCGACGGCCCAGATGGCCATGCTGCAGTTCATCAGCAGTGGGCTGTCCAAGGTGGCTGTGCCATCCACCATCCACTGTGACCATCTGATTGAAGCCCAGGTTGGGGGTGAGAAAGACCTGCGCCGGGCCAAG GACATCAACCAGGAAGTTTATAATTTCCTGGCAACTGCAGGTGCCAAATATGGCGTGGGCTTCTGGAAGCCTGGATCTGGAATCATTCACCAG ATTATTCTGGAAAACTATGCGTACCCTGGTGTTCTTCTGATTGGCACTGACTCCCACACCCCCAATGGTGGCGGCCTTGGGGGCATCTGCATTGGAGTTGGGGGTGCCGATGCTGTGGATGTCATGGCTGGGATCCCCTGGGAGCTGAAGTGCCCCAag GTGATTGGCGTGAAGCTGACGGGCTCTCTCTCCGGTTGGTCCTCACCCAAAGATGTGATCCTGAAGGTGGCAGGCATCCTCACGGTGAAAGGTGGCACAGGTGCAATCGTGGAATACCACGGGCCTGGTGTAGACTCCATCTCCTGCACTG GCATGGCGACAATCTGCAACATGGGTGCAGAAATTGGGGCCACCACTTCCGTGTTCCCTTACAACCACAGGATGAAGAAGTACCTGAGCAAGACCGGCCGGGAAG ACATTGCCAATCTAGCTGATGAATTCAAGGATCACTTGGTGCCTGACCCTGGCTGCCATTATGACCAACTAATTGAAATTAACCTCAGTGAG CTGAAGCCACACATCAATGGGCCCTTCACCCCTGACCTGGCTCACCCTGTGGCAGAAGTGGGCAAGGTGGCAGAGAAGGAAGGATGGCCTCTGGACATCCGAGTGG GTCTAATTGGTAGCTGCACCAATTCAAGCTATGAAGATATGGGGCGCTCAGCAGCTGTGGCCAAGCAGGCACTGGCCCATGGCCTCAAGTGCAAGTCCCAGTTCACCATCACTCCAGGTTCCGAGCAGATCCGCGCCACCATTGAGCGGGACGGCTAT GCACAGATCTTGAGGGATCTGGGTGGCATCGTCCTGGCCAATGCTTGTGGCCCCTGCATTGGCCAGTGGGACAG GAAGGACATCAAGAAGGGGGAGAAGAACACAATCGTCACCTCCTACAACAGGAACTTCACAGGCCGCAACGACGCGAACCCCGAGACCCATGCCTTTGTCACGTCCCCAGAG ATTGTCACAGCCCTGGCCATTGCGGGAACCCTCAAGTTCAACCCAGAGACCGACTACCTGATGGGCACGGATGGCAAGAAGTTCAGGCTGGAGGCTCCGGATGCAGATGAGCTTCCCAAAGCG GAGTTTGACCCAGGGCAGGACACCTACCAGCACCCACCCAAGGACAGCAGTGGGCAGCACGTGGACGTGAGCCCCACCAGCCAGCGCCTGCAGCTCCTGGAGCCTTTTGACAAGTGGGATGGCAAGGACCTGGAGGACCTGCAGATCCTCATCAAG GTCAAAGGGAAGTGTACCACTGACCACATCTCGGCTGCTGGCCCCTGGCTCAAGTTCCGTGGGCACTTGGATAACATTTCCAACAACCTGCTCATTGGTGCCATCAACATTGAAAACGGCAAGGCCAACTCCGTGCGCAATGCCGTCACTCAGGAGTTTGGCCCCGTTCCTGACACTGCCCGCTACTACAAG AAACATGGCATCAGGTGGGTGGTGATCGGAGACGAGAACTACGGCGAGGGCTCGAGCCGGGAGCATGCAGCTCTGGAGCCTCGCCACCTTGGGGGCCGGGCCATCATCACCAAGAGCTTTGCCAGGATCCACG AGACCAACCTGAAGAAACAGGGCCTGCTGCCTCTGACCTTCGCTGACCCAGCTGACTACAACAAGATTCACCCTGTGGACAAGCTGACCATTCAGGGCCTGAAGGACTTCACCCCTGGCAAG CCCCTGAAGTGCATCATCAAGCACCCCAACGGGACCCAGGAGACCATCCTCCTGAACCACACCTTCAACGAGACGCAGATTGAGTGGTTCCGCGCTGGCAGTGCcctcaacagaatgaaggaactGCAACAGTGA
- the POLR3H gene encoding DNA-directed RNA polymerase III subunit RPC8 isoform X2 — translation MFVLVEMVDTVRIPPWQFERKLNDSIAEELNKKLANKVVYNVGLCICLFDITKLEDAYVFPGDGASHTKVHFRCVVFHPFLDEILIGKIKGCSPEGVHVSLGFFDDILIPPESLQQPAKFDEAEQVWVWEYETEEGAHDLYMDTGEEIRFRVVDESFVDTSPTGPSSADATTSSEELPKKEAPYTLVGSISEPGLGLLSWWTSN, via the exons ATGTTCGTCCTGGTGGAGATGGTGGACACCGTCCGGATCCCCCCTTGGCAGTTTGAGAGGAAGCTCAACGACTCCATTGCCGAGGAGCTGAACAAGAAGTTGGCCAACAAG GTCGTGTACAACGTGGGACTCTGCATTTGTCTGTTTGATATCACCAAACTGGAGGATGCCTATGTATTCCCTGGGGATGGCGCATCACACACCAAAG TCCATTTTCGCTGCGTGGTGTTTCATCCATTCCTAGATGAGATTCTCATTGGGAAGATCAAAGGCTGCAGCCCAGAAGGAGTGCACG tcTCTCTAGGCTTCTTCGATGACATTCTCATCCCCCCAGAGTCACTGCAGCAGCCAGCCAAGTT CGACGAAGCGGAGCAGGTGTGGGTGTGGGAGTACGAGACGGAGGAAGGAGCGCACGACCTCTACATGGACACCGGCGAGGAGATCCGCTTCCGGGTGGTGGACGAGAGCTTTGTTGACACGTCCCCCACAGGGCCCAGCTCAGCAGATGCCACCACTTCCAGTGAGGAGCTGCCAAAGAAGGAGGCTCCGTACACGCTTGTG GGATCCATCAGTGAGCCAGGCCTGGGCCTTCTCTCCTGGTGGACCAGCAACTAG
- the POLR3H gene encoding DNA-directed RNA polymerase III subunit RPC8 isoform X1 has translation MDSESRPQSRKRERLCAVREPPAQAGMFVLVEMVDTVRIPPWQFERKLNDSIAEELNKKLANKVVYNVGLCICLFDITKLEDAYVFPGDGASHTKVHFRCVVFHPFLDEILIGKIKGCSPEGVHVSLGFFDDILIPPESLQQPAKFDEAEQVWVWEYETEEGAHDLYMDTGEEIRFRVVDESFVDTSPTGPSSADATTSSEELPKKEAPYTLVGSISEPGLGLLSWWTSN, from the exons ATGGATTCGGAATCTCGCCCGCAGTCGCGCAAGCGCGAGCGGCTGTGTGCGGTGCGCG AGCCCCCAGCGCAGGCCGGGATGTTCGTCCTGGTGGAGATGGTGGACACCGTCCGGATCCCCCCTTGGCAGTTTGAGAGGAAGCTCAACGACTCCATTGCCGAGGAGCTGAACAAGAAGTTGGCCAACAAG GTCGTGTACAACGTGGGACTCTGCATTTGTCTGTTTGATATCACCAAACTGGAGGATGCCTATGTATTCCCTGGGGATGGCGCATCACACACCAAAG TCCATTTTCGCTGCGTGGTGTTTCATCCATTCCTAGATGAGATTCTCATTGGGAAGATCAAAGGCTGCAGCCCAGAAGGAGTGCACG tcTCTCTAGGCTTCTTCGATGACATTCTCATCCCCCCAGAGTCACTGCAGCAGCCAGCCAAGTT CGACGAAGCGGAGCAGGTGTGGGTGTGGGAGTACGAGACGGAGGAAGGAGCGCACGACCTCTACATGGACACCGGCGAGGAGATCCGCTTCCGGGTGGTGGACGAGAGCTTTGTTGACACGTCCCCCACAGGGCCCAGCTCAGCAGATGCCACCACTTCCAGTGAGGAGCTGCCAAAGAAGGAGGCTCCGTACACGCTTGTG GGATCCATCAGTGAGCCAGGCCTGGGCCTTCTCTCCTGGTGGACCAGCAACTAG